Proteins found in one Bacteroidales bacterium genomic segment:
- a CDS encoding OmpH family outer membrane protein yields the protein MKKWPVIINGILVVAVIVLYILFFASGKKHGNGIMAQGYDSLSGNASVRIAYINTDTLLNNYDRFFELRKQITDKQQRYENELSTKQVQLQKKISDYQSKVQKGLLLRSEMQEIEQQLNAEGQNFQQLQMEYNQQLNEEMQVMNRKLYEDIVEFLKEYNKDHQYAYILSDSYGGGLLYADKSLDITWDVIRKMNEKYKAEKAKN from the coding sequence ATGAAAAAGTGGCCGGTTATTATTAATGGAATCCTTGTTGTTGCCGTTATTGTATTGTACATATTGTTCTTTGCCTCAGGGAAAAAGCACGGTAATGGAATCATGGCACAGGGTTATGATTCGCTTTCAGGCAATGCTTCTGTAAGAATAGCCTACATCAATACCGACACCTTGCTGAACAATTATGACCGTTTTTTTGAGCTGAGAAAACAGATTACCGACAAGCAGCAGCGTTACGAAAACGAACTGAGCACCAAGCAGGTTCAACTGCAGAAAAAAATCAGCGATTACCAGTCAAAAGTGCAGAAAGGGTTGTTGCTCAGGTCTGAAATGCAGGAAATTGAGCAGCAGCTAAATGCCGAAGGACAAAATTTCCAGCAGCTTCAGATGGAATATAATCAGCAGCTCAACGAAGAAATGCAGGTGATGAACCGCAAGCTGTATGAAGATATTGTTGAGTTTCTGAAAGAGTACAACAAGGATCACCAGTATGCCTACATACTTTCTGACTCCTATGGAGGCGGGCTTCTTTATGCCGATAAGAGCCTGGACATTACATGGGATGTTATCAGGAAGATGAACGAGAAATACAAAGCTGAAAAGGCCAAAAATTAG
- a CDS encoding glycosyltransferase family 2 protein produces MDFADAYFQKHRISDSLSVPPSKELRCVVVLPSYREEHLFKAVGSLLMAHCSPGEVEIIVVLNSSERDPAEIREQTLQTKDQLLQFLQNTNTSGIPVHVVCYPDMPFREAGVGLARKIGMDIAAARLRSVNRPEGIIGSFDADAWCETNFFRELLSFFDQHPDAPGASVYFEHDLIGEGIRQEITESIIRYELHLRYFVRALRYAGHPHAFQTLGSSFAVRAGTYTAQGGMNKRKAGEDFYFLHKVIPLGNYGEINGTCIHLSPRPSDRVPFGTGAAVRKMLLTGELRWMTYHFDAFRDLSALFGRVPLLYSSSRETIREIYHNLPLPLTEFLTLAEFSEIMDECRTNSATEASFSKRFFRWFNVFRVIKFLNAAHETFYQKKEISEAVPDLMKYDGSRPSGQPLTAGELLFLFRTADRSGYTKVIP; encoded by the coding sequence ATGGATTTTGCCGATGCTTATTTTCAGAAGCATCGCATATCGGATTCGCTGTCAGTACCTCCGTCAAAAGAGCTTCGTTGTGTTGTTGTTCTTCCCTCCTACAGGGAAGAACATTTGTTTAAGGCGGTAGGGTCTCTTCTCATGGCCCATTGCAGCCCTGGCGAAGTTGAAATTATTGTCGTACTTAATTCCTCCGAGAGGGATCCTGCAGAAATCAGGGAGCAGACCCTTCAAACGAAGGATCAGTTGTTGCAGTTTCTTCAGAATACCAACACATCCGGTATTCCCGTGCATGTTGTCTGCTATCCTGATATGCCGTTCAGGGAAGCAGGTGTGGGACTGGCCAGAAAAATCGGGATGGACATAGCAGCAGCCCGGCTGAGGTCGGTCAACCGTCCCGAAGGAATCATTGGTTCCTTTGATGCAGATGCCTGGTGTGAAACCAATTTTTTCCGGGAGCTTCTTTCCTTCTTCGACCAGCATCCTGATGCACCCGGGGCATCTGTTTATTTTGAACATGACCTCATCGGTGAAGGAATCAGACAGGAAATAACGGAATCTATCATCCGGTATGAATTGCACCTGCGGTATTTTGTAAGGGCATTGCGCTATGCAGGTCATCCCCATGCGTTTCAGACCCTTGGCTCATCGTTTGCGGTAAGAGCCGGTACATATACAGCGCAGGGCGGTATGAACAAACGAAAGGCAGGAGAAGACTTTTACTTTCTCCACAAAGTTATCCCTCTGGGAAACTACGGGGAAATCAATGGTACATGCATTCATCTTTCCCCCAGGCCGAGCGACAGGGTTCCCTTCGGCACCGGTGCGGCTGTTCGCAAAATGCTTCTCACCGGCGAACTTCGGTGGATGACCTATCATTTCGATGCCTTCAGAGACCTGAGTGCTTTGTTCGGCAGGGTTCCCCTTTTGTATAGTTCTTCCAGAGAAACAATCAGAGAAATTTACCATAATCTGCCGCTTCCTCTTACGGAATTTCTTACCCTGGCCGAGTTTTCTGAAATTATGGATGAATGCCGAACGAATTCTGCAACCGAAGCATCATTTTCCAAACGATTCTTCAGGTGGTTCAATGTGTTCCGTGTTATTAAATTCCTGAACGCCGCCCATGAAACGTTCTATCAGAAAAAAGAAATATCAGAAGCGGTTCCGGATTTGATGAAATATGACGGAAGCCGCCCGTCGGGGCAACCACTGACAGCAGGCGAACTGCTTTTTCTTTTCAGGACAGCCGACAGGAGTGGTTACACGAAGGTTATTCCTTAA
- a CDS encoding PorP/SprF family type IX secretion system membrane protein — MKAGTKIKKLVFLWTTGVLLTASLMAQDPQFTQFFANKLYLAPSFAGATKQQRIVSMYRNQWAGIPGGFNTMSFSYEYFFPNFNSGLGVLVLRDMAGSGRLGMTNVGVLYSYDFQIFEEWHVRPGLHFLYSMYGIDFYRLRFYDQLVTGNGTTFEDPPAQENIGAFDASTSVLIYSKSVWAGAAVDHLFRPDQSFYANKAIIPMKFSFFGGFQIIRQGKLLKPIDETVSLAYLFRLQQNKKQLDIGLYWNKVPLVLGFWYRGIPPFNSERGDALAMLVGFKMKGFSIGYSYDFTISNLVSSTHGAHEISLSLDFQTNRKKKIHAIPCPEF, encoded by the coding sequence ATGAAAGCAGGAACAAAAATAAAAAAGCTGGTTTTTCTCTGGACTACGGGTGTGTTGCTCACGGCCAGCCTGATGGCTCAGGACCCGCAGTTTACCCAGTTTTTTGCCAACAAGCTGTATCTGGCGCCATCGTTTGCAGGAGCTACAAAGCAGCAGCGTATTGTCAGCATGTACCGGAACCAGTGGGCAGGTATTCCCGGAGGATTCAATACCATGTCTTTCTCGTATGAGTATTTCTTCCCGAATTTCAACAGCGGGTTGGGTGTTCTTGTATTGCGCGATATGGCAGGAAGCGGAAGACTGGGTATGACCAATGTAGGGGTGCTTTATTCATATGATTTTCAGATATTTGAGGAATGGCATGTGCGCCCCGGCCTGCATTTTCTTTATTCCATGTACGGTATCGATTTCTACCGCCTGCGTTTTTATGACCAGCTGGTTACAGGCAACGGTACGACATTTGAGGACCCTCCTGCTCAGGAAAATATCGGAGCCTTTGATGCTTCAACTTCTGTGCTGATTTATTCAAAATCTGTGTGGGCAGGAGCTGCTGTGGATCATCTCTTCCGGCCCGACCAGTCGTTTTATGCCAATAAAGCAATCATCCCGATGAAGTTTTCCTTTTTCGGAGGATTCCAGATCATACGGCAGGGGAAGCTTCTGAAACCCATTGACGAAACTGTTTCACTGGCCTATCTGTTCCGGCTCCAGCAAAACAAAAAACAGCTCGATATAGGCCTTTACTGGAATAAGGTGCCGCTGGTTCTTGGTTTCTGGTACCGGGGTATACCCCCTTTCAATTCCGAACGTGGCGATGCACTGGCCATGCTGGTTGGCTTTAAAATGAAGGGCTTCAGTATTGGATACAGCTACGATTTTACCATATCAAACCTGGTTTCCTCAACACACGGAGCCCATGAAATTTCCCTCAGTTTGGATTTTCAGACCAACCGGAAGAAAAAAATTCACGCTATTCCATGTCCTGAGTTCTAA
- a CDS encoding septum formation initiator family protein — MQRLLRQLKNKYVAGIFLFVIWLMFFDQNNMIDRYKTRRQLERLKADKAYYLKKIAADSARLEELKSDADHLEKFAREQYLMKKDNEDIFIIKE, encoded by the coding sequence CTGCAACGCTTACTGAGGCAACTAAAAAACAAATATGTTGCGGGGATCTTCCTTTTTGTCATCTGGCTCATGTTTTTTGACCAGAATAACATGATTGACCGGTACAAAACCCGTCGTCAGCTCGAACGCCTGAAGGCTGACAAAGCCTACTACCTGAAAAAAATTGCAGCCGATTCGGCCCGGCTCGAAGAGCTGAAATCAGATGCCGATCATCTCGAAAAGTTTGCCCGGGAACAGTATCTGATGAAAAAAGACAATGAAGACATCTTCATCATTAAGGAATAA